The sequence below is a genomic window from Verrucomicrobiota bacterium.
GGCGACGAGGATGTCCCCAAGGTGGTCGGCAAAAGCGGCTTCACCGCCAGCGCCATCCGTTCCCTTCTCAAGGTGGGCGCGGAAAAGCTCGGGGTGGAAGCCAATCTGCGGGTGGACGGGGCGAAGCGCTGATCCGGAGACTATCCTTCGAAGCAGAAGAGGCTTTCTTGGGTCCGGATGAGGCAGATCCCCTCTACCACCACCGGACTGGCGATGATCTCTTCGCCCAGGGAAAAGCTTTGCACCTTTTCCAGCCCATCGCGGGCCGTGACCGTCCCGGTGAAGACGGTGCCGTCATCGCGGACGCAGTAAATCGTGCTCCCGGCCAAGACGGGCGAACTCCAGTATTTTCCACGGGTCTTCGGGAAGGTGTGGTCCCAGAGGCGCTCTCCGGAATCGGCTTCCAGGCATTCCAGGTTGCCCCGCCCACTCAGGACCCAGACTAGGTTGCCGGTGGTGGCTGGGGTGGGCACGTCGTTGCCATCGCTTCGTCGATTCCAGACCATTTCCCCGCCTTTTTCATCGAAGCGAACCCCGGCCAAAAAGTCCCCTCTTCCGTAGGTCACGATGGCGGTGTTGCCCGCCACCACGGGCGAAGCGATGGTGCGCCAGTTGCCTCGATTTTCCGGATTGAAGCCGGCCACGTCCCAAAGAAATTTTCCGGAACGAGCTTCGTGAGCGCTCAGCCGATCCGCCCCAAAGGAGAGAATGAGTTTCCCAGCAGGACTTTCGGCCACCGCCGGGGTGCTGTAGGTGGCCGCTGACTCCGAGGCGACTTGGTAGTCGCGATCGGTCTTCCAAAGGCGACGGCCGGTTTTGGGATCGAGCCCGAGCAAGAAGGGGTCGCCGCGCTGGATGACGGCGATCAAGAGGACCTCGTCGATCAGCACTGGCGAAGTGCCGAGGTCAAAGCCGAGGGTGTCCTTGCCGTAGGTTTTTTGAATATTCACTTCCCACTGGACCTGCCCCTCGAGGTCGAGGGCCATCAGGGTGCCGCTTTTGAAGTAGCAGTAGACGAATTCGCCATCCGTGACCGGGGAGGGGTTGGCGCTTGACCCGAGCCGGTGGCGAGGCTCTCGCACACGATCGAAGACCGCTTGCCAGAGAAGCTCGCCATTTTCGAGCGAGTAACAAAGCGCCGCGTCCTTTCCGTCGATGGGCGCCGTCAGAAAAACCCGCCCCTCGGCCACAGCCGGAGTGGAGGTTCCCCGCCCTGGCAGCGTCACCTTCCAGCGGAGGTCTTTCTTGGGATCGAGAGAAGTGGGCCCCTTGGCCGGAGTCACGCCGGTGCCCAAAGGACCCCGCCACTCGGGCCAAGCGGGTTCGGCCCCCAGTTTGGCCACCGCGAGAAGGAAGAGGAAAACAAGAAGAAAGCACCTCATAATGAAAGGCTACGGCCTCAGCCGGGGATCTTTTGCGGCTTTGTCCCGCCTAATTCACCGTCCGCCCCCGCCAGGTGGCCCGAGGCACAAAGATCGCGTGCCATTGGATGGCCAGAAACAGGAGAATGCCCACCGGATGCAGAATGGCTCCTAGAAGCGATTGTCGATAGCGCCCCCAAGCCAGCAAACGGGGAAGATAAATCGCCACCAGCGTCGCCACGGTCATCCAGCCAAAAGACAGGGGCAAGAGAGCGAAGGGCGCCACCTGCCCCGCCAGGAGCAGGAGAGTCACGAAGGGGAGCAAGGGAAACCAAGCCACCCCCTCGCGAGCGTTTTTGCGAAGGCCTTCCCAGACATCGCGGGCGTTGTCATACATGCGGACGTGGGCCAGGTCCGTGGCGTCGAAGAGGTCGGTCCGGTAGCCGTGTTTCCGGAAAAGGCGGGCCAGCTGGAGGGCATCGTGGACGGTTTGGGAAATGGCATGATGACCGCCGGTGGCTTGGTAGGCCGCCCGCTTCACGAGGAGGAGTTGACCGCATCCGGCTGCCATGTTGGCGTTCTTGCCCAGTCGCATGGCCAAGAGAGAAAGAAAGCCCAGCAGAACCCATTGGATGAGAGGGATGAGAAGCTTCTCCAACAAGGTCCCGGTGATTTGCCGGGGAAAGCCGCTCACATACTCGGCTTGGGTCTGGTCTTGGAACGCGAGGATGCGTGCGATGGCCCCTTTTTCTAAGCGAACGTCTGCATCCAAATAAAGAAGGCGATCATAGCGGGCTCTTTGCGCGAGAATGCCGCAGGCATGCGGTTTTCCCACCCATCCAGGGGGGAGGGGAGGGGCGCTTTCGTAACGAATCCTCGGGTCCTCGCGAGCGAATTCCTCCACGATCTCCGGGGTGCGGTCGGTCGAAGCGTCGTCCAAGACAAGGACCTCGATCTCCACGCCTTCGCTGGCCGCTTGAATGCTTTGGAGGCAGGCTGGAAGGTTGGACTCTTCATCGCGAGCTGGAATGAGAAGGCTGACAGGTCCTAGACTCTTCCCGAGTTCGGCCCCCTGGGGAGTCTTCCGGTAGAGCGGGAAATTCAGGAGAAAAAGGGTGGCCGGAATGAGGGCGCAGA
It includes:
- a CDS encoding KH domain-containing protein, which encodes MEAKEQLQSFLEFAVGGIASDPEALEIVCTEESEKSFKYQVRVGDEDVPKVVGKSGFTASAIRSLLKVGAEKLGVEANLRVDGAKR
- a CDS encoding PQQ-binding-like beta-propeller repeat protein, which encodes MRCFLLVFLFLLAVAKLGAEPAWPEWRGPLGTGVTPAKGPTSLDPKKDLRWKVTLPGRGTSTPAVAEGRVFLTAPIDGKDAALCYSLENGELLWQAVFDRVREPRHRLGSSANPSPVTDGEFVYCYFKSGTLMALDLEGQVQWEVNIQKTYGKDTLGFDLGTSPVLIDEVLLIAVIQRGDPFLLGLDPKTGRRLWKTDRDYQVASESAATYSTPAVAESPAGKLILSFGADRLSAHEARSGKFLWDVAGFNPENRGNWRTIASPVVAGNTAIVTYGRGDFLAGVRFDEKGGEMVWNRRSDGNDVPTPATTGNLVWVLSGRGNLECLEADSGERLWDHTFPKTRGKYWSSPVLAGSTIYCVRDDGTVFTGTVTARDGLEKVQSFSLGEEIIASPVVVEGICLIRTQESLFCFEG
- a CDS encoding glycosyltransferase — its product is MLFPLLLVCALIPATLFLLNFPLYRKTPQGAELGKSLGPVSLLIPARDEESNLPACLQSIQAASEGVEIEVLVLDDASTDRTPEIVEEFAREDPRIRYESAPPLPPGWVGKPHACGILAQRARYDRLLYLDADVRLEKGAIARILAFQDQTQAEYVSGFPRQITGTLLEKLLIPLIQWVLLGFLSLLAMRLGKNANMAAGCGQLLLVKRAAYQATGGHHAISQTVHDALQLARLFRKHGYRTDLFDATDLAHVRMYDNARDVWEGLRKNAREGVAWFPLLPFVTLLLLAGQVAPFALLPLSFGWMTVATLVAIYLPRLLAWGRYRQSLLGAILHPVGILLFLAIQWHAIFVPRATWRGRTVN